One Xyrauchen texanus isolate HMW12.3.18 chromosome 2, RBS_HiC_50CHRs, whole genome shotgun sequence genomic window carries:
- the si:ch211-63p21.8 gene encoding kelch-like protein 33 translates to MELTQKCLPMEWEECWRREKAHRKRMIEEGGKKVEEENRKLKWIMSYNDNSIGMKEREVKENKRDTIDDHELVQHYQRHSYPAVSSLIHKKLQEKAGDEKVISISLGPEVYCLGLAAVVEFAYTGNITSLNKDNMAQIRTAALSLGVPRILELFKEEEEQKTGRCNKEEKPNKISAEDQLNVSLQSIRDLWVERVGCDIELVAEGKVFHAHRVLLAASCEYFKGMFTSGMRESQQESVSMLLVGASELDTLLHCIYSGSLALGWGCVFELTCTSLQFQFEPALSLCLNFLQKEIDIHNCLDVASFAEAYEMSDLKELAEDFVLRHFQEVSATPKFQDLPAEKLLEFLRCDALSTPSELTVFRAVVAWVEADPVERLPQAERLMTAVRFPFMTFREFREVRAVNLSMECSGEGEVDLYRSALREFGFGVSDSVAQHRVRHPKDALVLVGGDQLHPDMGQRLPSKQLWFANSLRSGTGLIKEIEWRMLGEMPDRARFRHGVGVFGGKLYVAGGCHFYAKADTMKSAYRYDPVHDSWERLADMVEQRSNFTMVVTGDSLYAIGGDKDINTNLDSVEKYSPESDSWSFTKALDQSQSGHAATVWRGEIYISGGFNCRYQCLVSMFLYHPERGTTYLKEMTHDRAQHCMENLRNHFFVAGGVCNLHNFYTDQLVCEMYNPIHDTWTVFTPLPIPHVGAASAVLEERLYILGGYCQEDYRESKHVHRYDSVTQRWECMGKMPGPVTDIRACLLHLPDHFRI, encoded by the exons ATggaattaacacaaaaatgtttgcCCATGGAATGGGAGGAATGCTGGAGGAGAGAGAAAGCACACAGAAAAAGGATGATCGAGGAAGGGGGGAAGAAAGTTGAAGAAGAAAACCGGAAACTAAAATGGATAATGTCCTACAATGACAACAGCATAGGAATGAAAGAGAGGGAGGTGAAGGAAAACAAGAGAGATACAATTGATGATCATGAACTGGTTCAGCATTATCAAAGGCACAGTTACCCAG CAGTGAGCTCCCTTATCCACAAAAAGCTCCAGGAGAAGGCTGGAGATGAGAAAGTGATCTCAATTAGTTTGGGTCCTGAGGTGTATTGTTTGGGGCTGGCTGCAGTGGTGGAGTTTGCCTACACTGGGAACATCACCTCTTTGAACAAAGACAACATGGCACAGATCCGTACTGCAGCTCTAAGCCTTGGAGTTCCAAGAATTCTGGAGCTTTTTAAAGAGGAGGAAGAGCAAAAGACAGGCAGATGTAATAAGGAAGAAAAACCAAACAAGATCTCAGCTGAAGACCAGTTGAATGTCAGCTTGCAATCCATAAGAGACCTGTGGGTTGAGAGAGTGGGATGTGATATAGAGCTGGTTGCAGAAGGAAAAGTTTTCCATG CTCATAGGGTGCTCTTGGCTGCCAGCTGCGAATACTTTAAAGGCATGTTTACCAGTGGAATGAGAGAGAGCCAGCAGGAATCCGTGTCTATGCTGTTAGTCGGGGCTTCCGAGCTCGACACCCTgctgcactgtatatacagtgggtcTCTTGCACTTGGATGGGGCTGTGTTTTTGAACTCACCTGTACATCTCTCCAGTTTCAGTTTGAGCCAGCTCTATCACTCTGCCTTAACTTCCTGCAAAAGGAAATTGACATTCACAACTGCCTGGATGTGGCTTCTTTCGCAGAGGCCTATGAGATGTCTGATTTGAAAGAGCTGGCAGAAGATTTTGTCTTGAGACACTTCCAAGAAGTATCTGCCACCCCAAAGTTCCAGGACCTCCCAGCAGAGAAGCTTTTGGAGTTTCTCAGATGCGATGCGCTGTCCACTCCATCAGAGCTTACTGTTTTCCGAGCAGTTGTTGCCTGGGTGGAGGCAGATCCTGTTGAAAGACTTCCGCAGGCTGAAAGACTCATGACAGCAGTCCGTTTTCCATTCATGACCTTCCGAGAATTTAGAGAAGTCCGTGCTGTAAATCTGAGCATGGAATGCAGTGGAGAAGGTGAGGTTGACCTCTACAGATCAGCACTTAGGGAGTTTGGTTTTGGTGTTTCTGACTCTGTGGCTCAGCATCGTGTGCGCCACCCTAAAGACGCTCTTGTTTTAGTTGGAGGTGATCAGCTGCATCCAGACATGGGGCAACGACTTCCTAGTAAGCAACTATGGTTTGCTAACTCTCTGCGGAGTGGAACAGGCCTCATAAAGGAGATAGAATGGAGAATGCTTGGGGAAATGCCTGATCGGGCCAGATTTAGACATGGCGTTGGGGTCTTCGGTGGTAAACTTTATGTTGCTGGAGGCTGCCACTTTTATGCCAAGGCTGATACTATGAAATCTGCTTACAG GTATGATCCTGTCCATGACAGCTGGGAAAGGCTGGCAGACATGGTGGAACAGAGGAGTAACTTTACAATGGTGGTCACTGGAGACAGTCTGTATGCTATTGGAGGAGACAAAGACATCAACACAAACCTTGACAGCGTGGAAAAATACTCACCAGAATCAGATTCCTGGAG CTTTACCAAAGCTTTGGACCAAAGCCAGAGCGGCCATGCTGCAACAGTCTGGAGAGGAGAAATTTATATTTCAGGAGGCTTCAATTGCAGGTACCAATGCCTAGTGTCGATGTTCCTCTACCACCCAGAAAGAGGAACCACTTACCTCAAAGAAATGACCCACGATCGGGCCCAGCACTGCATGGAGAACTTGAGAAACCATTTCTTTGTAGCTGGTGGGGTGTGTAACCTCCATAATTTCTACACAGACCAGCTTGTCTGCGAGATGTACAACCCCATACACGACACCTGGACAGTGTTCACCCCTCTTCCTATTCCACATGTCGGAGCAGCCTCTGCTGTTCTGGAGGAGAGGTTGTATATTTTGGGCGGTTACTGCCAGGAGGACTACAGAGAGTCCAAGCATGTTCATCGCTATGATTCTGTCACTCAGAGATGGGAGTGCATGGGCAAGATGCCCGGCCCTGTCACAGACATACGGGCATGCCTCCTACACCTGCCTGACCATTTCAGAATATGA